A window from Megalops cyprinoides isolate fMegCyp1 chromosome 8, fMegCyp1.pri, whole genome shotgun sequence encodes these proteins:
- the LOC118782052 gene encoding ras association domain-containing protein 10-like isoform X2, which yields MELEECKISVWVCREEKLVSGLSRRTTCADVVKVLLEDQNLKQGVSAAMLSGSPQSYCIVEKWRGFERILPNKTKILRLWSAWGDEQENVRFVLVKNEASLPNNGPRSAEARVVLSKESPCMYKGTARATMAFSQEKQRRIVRKAFRKLDKINKKREEALTKDTSSVEKMETLVHLVISQDHTIRQQIQRIKELDREIDRYEAKVHFDRMKRHGINYVQDTYLVEGNPEADSKSDSDKPHTAETLARFEEYASRCEEVIKLQEELAEHQALMDSITVEIQEELNQRWMKRRQEELSNADKESNAEETVIRVTTAPLVTETDTATTELDISSENELLLEEERIKTQLDTSLYIGLRLNTDLEAIRVDLDMSQELWDVKEKELRNLLEKVDSLDIEEEIKPSADDKESSSVETEREMLPSLETNSGWVEQARGLSKKCNTNDEDSDTGLSSMHSQDSDNAAVCESLV from the coding sequence ATGGAGTTGGAGGAATGCAAAATATCCGTGTGGgtctgcagagaggagaagctTGTTTCTGGGCTGTCAAGGCGCACTACATGTGCTGATGTTGTCAAAGTGTTGCTGGAGGATCAGAACTTAAAGCAAGGCGTTTCTGCAGCTATGCTCTCCGGATCCCCCCAGTCTTATTGTATCGTAGAGAAATGGAGAGGATTTGAGAGGATTTTGccgaacaaaacaaaaatccttCGTCTATGGAGCGCATGGGGAGATGAACAAGAAAACGTGAGATTTGTCCTGGTGAAAAATGAAGCATCTTTACCCAACAACGGACCCCGCAGCGCAGAGGCACGGGTCGTACTTAGCAAGGAGAGCCCGTGCATGTACAAGGGTACCGCGAGGGCAACGATGGCTTTCTCGCAGGAAAAACAGCGGCGTATTGTCAGGAAGGCATTCAGAAAGTTggataaaatcaataaaaagagagaggaagccTTAACAAAGGACACGTCGTCTGTTGAAAAAATGGAAACCTTAGTACACCTGGTCATATCGCAAGATCATACCATTCGCCAGCAGATACAGAGGATTAAAGAACTGGACAGGGAAATTGACAGGTACGAAGCTAAAGTCCACTTTGACAGGATGAAAAGGCACGGGATCAATTATGTGCAGGACACATACTTGGTCGAGGGGAACCCGGAGGCCGATTCAAAGTCAGACAGTGACAAACCGCACACCGCAGAGACACTTGCTCGGTTCGAGGAATACGCTAGCAGATGCGAAGAAGTTATTAAACTGCAGGAGGAACTGGCGGAGCATCAGGCCCTCATGGACAGTATTACGGTGGAGATCCAGGAGGAACTtaatcaaagatggatgaaacgACGGCAAGAAGAACTCTCAAATGCAGATAAGGAGAGCAACGCCGAGGAGACAGTTATCAGGGTAACGACAGCTCCTctggtgacagagacagacacagccactACAGAGCTTGACATCTCATCGGAGAACGAGTTGCTGTTAGAGGAGGAGAGAATCAAAACGCAGCTGGACACAAGTTTATATATTGGACTTCGTTTGAACACGGATTTAGAGGCTATTAGAGTTGATTTGGACATGAGCCAGGAGTTGTGGgatgtgaaagagaaagagctaAGGAATTTGCTGGAAAAAGTGGACTCGTTAGACATCGAGGAAGAAATCAAGCCGTCAGCGGACGACAAAGAAAGCAGTTCCGTGGAAACTGAGAGGGAAATGTTACCTTCATTAGAGACAAATAGTGGGTGGGTAGAACAGGCCAGGGGACTTTCAAAGAAATGCAACACTAACGACGAGGATTCGGATACCGGTCTCAGTTCGATGCATAGCCAGGACTCGGATAATGCAGCTGTCTGCGAGTCACTGGTATAA
- the LOC118782052 gene encoding ras association domain-containing protein 10-like isoform X1: protein MELEECKISVWVCREEKLVSGLSRRTTCADVVKVLLEDQNLKQGVSAAMLSGSPQSYCIVEKWRGFERILPNKTKILRLWSAWGDEQENVRFVLVKNEASLPNNGPRSAEARVVLSKESPCMYKGTARATMAFSQEKQRRIVRKAFRKLDKINKKREEALTKDTSSVEKMETLVHLVISQDHTIRQQIQRIKELDREIDRYEAKVHFDRMKRHGINYVQDTYLVEGNPEADSKSDSDKPHTAETLARFEEYASRCEEVIKLQEELAEHQALMDSITVEIQEELNQRWMKRRQEELSNADKESNAEETVIRVTTAPLVTETDTATTELDISSENELLLEEERIKTQLDTSLYIGLRLNTDLEAIRVDLDMSQELWDVKEKELRNLLEKVDSLDIEEEIKPSADDKESSSVETEREMLPSLETNSGWVEQARGLSKKCNTNDEDSDTGLSSMHSQDSDNAAVCESLENLFELGFHGAH, encoded by the exons ATGGAGTTGGAGGAATGCAAAATATCCGTGTGGgtctgcagagaggagaagctTGTTTCTGGGCTGTCAAGGCGCACTACATGTGCTGATGTTGTCAAAGTGTTGCTGGAGGATCAGAACTTAAAGCAAGGCGTTTCTGCAGCTATGCTCTCCGGATCCCCCCAGTCTTATTGTATCGTAGAGAAATGGAGAGGATTTGAGAGGATTTTGccgaacaaaacaaaaatccttCGTCTATGGAGCGCATGGGGAGATGAACAAGAAAACGTGAGATTTGTCCTGGTGAAAAATGAAGCATCTTTACCCAACAACGGACCCCGCAGCGCAGAGGCACGGGTCGTACTTAGCAAGGAGAGCCCGTGCATGTACAAGGGTACCGCGAGGGCAACGATGGCTTTCTCGCAGGAAAAACAGCGGCGTATTGTCAGGAAGGCATTCAGAAAGTTggataaaatcaataaaaagagagaggaagccTTAACAAAGGACACGTCGTCTGTTGAAAAAATGGAAACCTTAGTACACCTGGTCATATCGCAAGATCATACCATTCGCCAGCAGATACAGAGGATTAAAGAACTGGACAGGGAAATTGACAGGTACGAAGCTAAAGTCCACTTTGACAGGATGAAAAGGCACGGGATCAATTATGTGCAGGACACATACTTGGTCGAGGGGAACCCGGAGGCCGATTCAAAGTCAGACAGTGACAAACCGCACACCGCAGAGACACTTGCTCGGTTCGAGGAATACGCTAGCAGATGCGAAGAAGTTATTAAACTGCAGGAGGAACTGGCGGAGCATCAGGCCCTCATGGACAGTATTACGGTGGAGATCCAGGAGGAACTtaatcaaagatggatgaaacgACGGCAAGAAGAACTCTCAAATGCAGATAAGGAGAGCAACGCCGAGGAGACAGTTATCAGGGTAACGACAGCTCCTctggtgacagagacagacacagccactACAGAGCTTGACATCTCATCGGAGAACGAGTTGCTGTTAGAGGAGGAGAGAATCAAAACGCAGCTGGACACAAGTTTATATATTGGACTTCGTTTGAACACGGATTTAGAGGCTATTAGAGTTGATTTGGACATGAGCCAGGAGTTGTGGgatgtgaaagagaaagagctaAGGAATTTGCTGGAAAAAGTGGACTCGTTAGACATCGAGGAAGAAATCAAGCCGTCAGCGGACGACAAAGAAAGCAGTTCCGTGGAAACTGAGAGGGAAATGTTACCTTCATTAGAGACAAATAGTGGGTGGGTAGAACAGGCCAGGGGACTTTCAAAGAAATGCAACACTAACGACGAGGATTCGGATACCGGTCTCAGTTCGATGCATAGCCAGGACTCGGATAATGCAGCTGTCTGCGAGTCACTG GAAAATCTATTTGAACTTGGATTCCATGGGGCTCACTAA